The proteins below are encoded in one region of Pelagicoccus sp. SDUM812003:
- a CDS encoding FAD-dependent protein — MKPVKILTVDIVLPLDQSENVEVWKKRASRKLRIHPNSIADIRLRKHSIDARQKPVRIQLRLELSQGGPLPEEPSLEPSYAQLDPAAKRIVIVGCGPAGMFAALRAIELGFKPVILERGKDAMARRFDLAPILRKGIVIEDSNYCFGEGGAGTFSDGKLYTRATKRGPVRSVYETLVAHGAPQQILTDAHPHIGSNLLPNVVRAIRESIIAAGGEVHFESRVEGLVRSADGRRIRGVVSRQGQEFLGEAVILATGHSARDIYRLLQAEGVLLEQKPFAVGVRIEHSQALIDSIQYHYDLGQERPRILPAAKYRLATKIEGRGVHSFCMCPGGFIVPSATENDEVVVNGMSLARRDSPFSNSGLVVTVEPEDTEAYRAEFGVLAGIAYQKELERLASRAGGGMQKAPAQRVTDFLKAKVSDSLPGSSYFPGLTSAALHELLPESVAWRMKEGLEGFGKSMRGYITEECNLIGFETRTSSPVRIPRLDTTLQHPELEKLYPCGEGAGFAGGIVSAALDGIRCAEAACAG; from the coding sequence GGCCTCTCGCAAGTTAAGGATCCACCCCAATTCGATCGCGGACATTCGTTTGCGCAAGCACTCCATCGACGCTCGGCAGAAGCCGGTTCGCATCCAGCTGCGCCTCGAGCTGTCTCAGGGCGGTCCCTTGCCGGAGGAGCCTTCCCTGGAGCCGAGCTACGCCCAGCTTGACCCGGCCGCCAAGCGAATCGTCATCGTCGGCTGCGGCCCGGCGGGCATGTTCGCCGCCTTGCGGGCGATCGAGCTCGGGTTCAAGCCGGTGATCCTCGAGCGAGGAAAGGATGCCATGGCGCGTCGCTTCGACTTGGCTCCCATCCTGCGCAAGGGGATCGTGATCGAGGATTCCAACTACTGCTTTGGCGAAGGTGGCGCCGGCACGTTCTCCGACGGCAAGCTCTACACGCGGGCCACCAAGCGAGGCCCGGTGCGATCGGTCTACGAGACGCTGGTGGCCCACGGGGCTCCCCAGCAGATCCTCACCGACGCTCATCCGCACATCGGTTCGAATCTCCTGCCCAACGTGGTGCGGGCCATTCGCGAATCGATCATCGCCGCGGGCGGAGAGGTTCATTTCGAGTCGCGCGTGGAGGGTCTGGTTCGCTCCGCTGATGGGCGACGGATCCGCGGGGTGGTCTCGCGGCAGGGGCAGGAGTTTCTCGGCGAGGCAGTGATTTTGGCCACCGGGCACAGCGCTCGTGACATCTATCGTTTGCTGCAGGCGGAAGGGGTGCTTTTGGAGCAGAAGCCCTTCGCGGTGGGGGTGCGCATCGAGCATTCGCAAGCCCTGATCGACAGCATCCAATACCACTACGACTTGGGACAGGAGCGGCCTAGGATTCTGCCCGCGGCCAAGTATCGACTCGCGACCAAGATCGAGGGCAGAGGAGTGCACTCGTTTTGCATGTGCCCTGGCGGCTTTATCGTGCCGTCGGCTACGGAAAACGACGAAGTGGTGGTCAACGGCATGTCGTTGGCCCGCCGGGACTCGCCGTTCTCCAACAGCGGTCTGGTGGTGACGGTGGAGCCGGAGGACACCGAAGCGTATCGGGCAGAGTTCGGTGTGCTGGCGGGCATCGCCTACCAGAAGGAGCTGGAGCGCTTGGCTTCCAGGGCGGGGGGCGGCATGCAGAAGGCGCCCGCCCAGCGAGTGACTGATTTCCTGAAAGCCAAGGTTTCCGATTCGCTGCCGGGATCCAGCTACTTCCCCGGATTGACCAGCGCCGCCTTGCACGAGCTGCTTCCGGAATCGGTCGCCTGGCGCATGAAGGAAGGGCTGGAGGGGTTCGGCAAGTCGATGCGCGGATACATCACCGAAGAATGCAACCTCATCGGCTTCGAGACGCGAACGAGCTCGCCAGTTCGTATCCCGCGTCTGGATACGACCCTGCAGCATCCGGAGCTGGAAAAGCTCTATCCGTGCGGGGAGGGAGCCGGTTTCGCTGGCGGTATCGTTTCGGCCGCCCTCGATGGCATACGCTGCGCGGAAGCGGCTTGCGCTGGGTAG